In Acidobacteriota bacterium, the genomic window CCCTCGCCGCCGCCCTCGCCCCCCTGGCCGTTCAAGGGAGGCGCGTCCCGGAGCACCTCCGGATCGAAGGCGGGCGCCCCCTGGCGGGAGAGGTACTGGATGACCCTCTGTGTCTCGGCGGTGGAAAGGAACCCGCCGTGGACCCTCACGAGCCGGCCCGACCCCGGGGGAAGGAAGAGCATGTCGCCCCGGCCCTCCAGGGTCTCCGCGCCGTTCTGGTCGAGGATGAGCCGGCTCTCCAGCTTCTCTCGGACCTGGAAGGCCAGGCGGGCGGACAGGTTGCTCTTGATGACGCCTGTGATGACGTCCCGGCTGGGGCGCTGGGTGGCCAGGATGAGGTGGATCCCCACGGCGCGGGCCATGGCCGAGAGGCGGGCGATGGCCGTCTCCACCTCCTTGGCGACGGAGGCCATGAGGTCGTAGAGCTCGTCGATGATGATCACGATGTAGGGCAGGGGGCGGTTGAGTGAGGTGGCCGCCTCCAGGGCCGACTGGGGCGTCAGGCTGCGGACCCAGGCGTTGTACTGGTCGATGCTCCGGACGCGCGCCCCAGCCAGGAGCTTGTACCGCTCGGTCATCTCCCGCACGGCCCAGTTGAGGGCGTTGGCAGCCTTCTTGACGTCCGTGACCACGGGCGTCATGAGGTGGGGCAACCCTTCGTACACCTTGAGTTCCACCTGCTTCGGGTCCACCAGGATGAACTTGACCTCGTCCGGCGATGCCCGGAAGAGGATGCTGTGGATGAGGGCGTTGATGCCCACGCTCTTGCCCGAGCCCGTGGTTCCGGCCACCAGGAGGTGGGGCATCCGGTCGAGGGTCGTCACGTAGGGGACGCCCTCCACGGTCTTGCCCAGGGCCAGAGGGAGGCGCCCCGGCGTCTCGGAATAGGCCTTGGACTCGATGAGCTCCCGGAAGGCGATGATCTCGCGGTTCTCGTTGGGCACTTCGATGCCCACGTGGGACTTCCCGCTCACCCGGTCCACGCGAATGTGGTCGGCCTTGAGGGCGAGGGCCAGGTCCTCCTCAAGGCTCGTGATGCGGGCGTATTTGACCCCCGGGGCCGGCTTGAATTCGAAGATCGTGACCACGGGGCCTGGGTGGATTTCGAGGACCTCTCCCGCGATGTCGAATTCGCCCAGGCGCTCCTCGATGCGGGCGGCCTTTTCGCGCAGGTCCTGCTCGTTCACCGAGGCCCGCGGCTTGGGCGGATCCAGGAGGTCCGACGGCGGAATGCGAAACCCCGAATCGGGTCCGGGTTCCAGGGGGAGAGAAGGGGCCGTGGGCGCCCGCTGGGCGATGCGGACGGGGCGCTCTGTTTTCCGCTCGTCCTCGCGCTGGACGCGCTCCTGCTGCCTTTGCCGGATCTGGTCCCGCATGGCCTCTCGGTCCTTTTCCTGGCGGCCCCTCTCGCGCCGGAGGTTCCAGGAGCGCCAGAGCCCCGCCACCGGGGAGGCGAGCCGGACCGCCCACCCGAAGAGGGAGATGCGGAAGAAGATCGCGAGCGACACCAGGACCCAGAGCAGGAGAACGAGGACCGCACCCGGCCCCCCGAGAGCCCGCTCGATGAGCTCTCCCAGAACGATGGACAGGACGCCCCCCGGCGCGATCGGCGCCCCCCGGGTGAGGAACGGGACCTCCACGGTCCCCAGGGCCCGCTGGAGGAAGACGGCCTGGCTGAGCATGAGGGAGAGCCAGAGGAGGTACCGGCCGGGCCGCAGGAGAGGCTCCTTGAGGAGGACGGCCAGGCCCAGCCTCCCCGTGAAGATCGGCACGTAGACGGCCGTGAGCCCGACCATGTGGATGAGCAGGGAAGCCCAATAGGCGCCCAGGATGCCCACCCAATTCCGGGGCGTGAGCGTCACCGTCCCGAAGGAGAAGGCCCCCGGATCGTACGGGCTGTAAGAGAGGAGCGACAGGAGCGTGAGGAGCGTGGCGGCGAAGAGGAGGATGGCGGCGACTTCCCGGCCCAGGTCGAGGGGCTTGGGCTTGGCCACCGGGGAGACGGGGGCCTCCTCACCGGATCCCGCCGCCTGGTCCTTTCTGAACCTCCCCATGCCTCTCCTCCGTGGTGCGAGCATAGCGCGCGCGGGTCCTTGGGGGCAAGGATTCGGCCCGCGGGCCGGCGCCGCCCGCGCCCAGGACGCACCGTCCCCTGAGGGAGCAGGCGGCGCAGAGGGACTCCACGGTCCTCCCGCGGCAGGAGCGGGAAATGCCGAGATGGGCCAGGGCGAAGTCGTATCGGGTCGGGTCCTCCGGATGGAGCCGGGCGAGCGCGTCCGTGAGCTCCAAGGCGAAGGCCCGGTCGGGGGTGCGCCTGCGGGCGAGCCCGAGAGCCAAGGCGATCCGCGCCACGTGCGTGTCCACGGGCATGCGGAGTTCCGACGGTCGCAGGGCGCTCCAGAGCCCCAGGTCCACTCCGTCGTCGGGACGGACCATCCATCGCAGGAACATCCACCAGCGTTTGCAGGCGGATCCCGAAGAGGGGAGAGGGAGAAGGTGCGCCAGGCCGCGCGTCAGACGGCCGCACTCCCGCCGGAGCCTCCGGCTCAGGGCTTCGAGCCCCTCCTCCGCGCCTTCCTGGAAGAACCCTTCCAGGGTGCCCGTTCGGGCCAGCACCCGGCCGGCCGACGAGAGAAAGGCCGCCACGTCCGAGGAGGTCTGGAAGCGATAGGGGGGAATCTCTTCGGCGCCGATTCCGGCGCGAAGGGCGGCCGCCGGCGCCGGACCGAGTCGAAAGAACACTCTCTCCAGGAAGGCGCCCATGGCCCTCACGTTCCCGTACGCGAAGAGGGAGGACACGAGGGCCGCCGCCTCGCGGTCCTCCCGTGCGACGTACCGGCGCGGGAAGCGGACAGGATCGGCCCTCAGCGCGCCGGCGCGAAGGTCCTTCGCCAGGGCCTCCAGACCGTCCCGGAGACGGGCCTGATCAGGCGAAACGGTTCGTGAGGAAATTGATGAGGTCGAGACCGTACTGCTCCATGTAGGCGTGGAAGGTCTTCACCTTCCTGCCCAAAAGGTTGTATCCGATGACGGCGGGGATGGCGGCGAAGAGGCCCGCGGCCGTGGTGATGAGGGCCTCGGAGATTCCGGGGGCCACGGAGGCCAGGGTGGCGCTGCCCGAGATCCCGATGGCGCGGAAGGCCTCCATGATGCCCCAGACGGTGCCGAAGAGGCCCACGAAGGGCGTGGCGGTGGCCGTGGTGGCGAGGAAAGCCAGGCCGGATTCGAGGAGGATGGTCTGGTCCCGCATGACGCGTGTGAGGGTCCGTTCGAGATTCTCCGTGTGGCGGATCTGGGGGCGCAAATCGGGGGATACGCCCGTGGAGGCGCCGCCTGCGGCCCCCATCTGGTCCTTCACCTGGTCGTGGAGCTCCCGGTAGGTCTCCATGAACATCTCCCGGAGGGGCGAGTCCTTCGAGGCCTTGGCCGCCACGAGCATGTCCGTGACCCTCTGGGAGGCGCGCAAGACCTCGTAGAAGTCCTGGGAGCGCTTCTTGAGCTTTCGGTAGTTGTAAAAGCGGTCGATCATGATGGTCCAGGAGATGAGGGAGAAGACGAGAAGGATGAGGAGCACGCTTTTGGCCACGAATCCGGAGTGGGCGAGCATCTCGCTCAGGGTTGCGGCGGCGAGGGTGAGGACCATCGGCACCTCCTTGTCGGGCGATTATAGCGGGGAACGGCGGCGGGGGAAAGGCCCGAGGGGACACTGGGTTAGTAGGGGAGTAGGTGAGTAGGTGAGTAGGGGAGTAGGGGAGGATGGGCGACGTCCCTCTTTGTCCCCCAGTCCCCTTGTCCTTTGAAGGAACTCGGGAGGGGGCGAGGGGGTTGACCGCGCCGAAACCGAAACCGGGCGCCGCGCCTCCCCCCCCGATTTGTCCTATACTCCCCCTTTGACCGGAGGACGATCATGGCCAAGACCTCGCGCTTTCTCCAAGGACCACGCATCGAACCCCAGCCCATCGCCCCGAAGACGGAGGTGGCCCGTTTGGTGGACGGGGCCTTCCTGGCCTACAACGCCGGACGTCTCCACGACGCCTGCCAGCTGTTCAGCCGGAAGATGCTGAAGCGCGACGTGACGGTGGGCCTGAGCCTCACCGGCGCCCTCACTCCGGCGGGGATCGGGCGGTCGTGCATCGTCCCTCTCCTGCGGGCGGGGTTCGTGGACTGGATCGTTTCCACCGNNNNNNNNNNNNNNNNNNNNNNNNNNNNNNNNNNNNNNNNNNNNNNNNNNNNNNNNNNNNNNNNNNNNNNNNNNNNNNNNNNNNNNNNNNNNNNNNNNNNAAGATGCTGAAGCGCGACGTGACGGTGGGCCTGAGCCTCACCGGCGCCCTCACTCCGGCGGGGATCGGGCGGTCGTGCATCGTCCCTCTCCTGCGGGCGGGGTTCGTGGACTGGATCGTTTCCACCGGCGCCAACCTCTACCACGACGCCCACTTTGCGCTGGACCTGTCCCTCCACCGGGGAA contains:
- a CDS encoding DNA translocase FtsK 4TM domain-containing protein, which codes for MGRFRKDQAAGSGEEAPVSPVAKPKPLDLGREVAAILLFAATLLTLLSLLSYSPYDPGAFSFGTVTLTPRNWVGILGAYWASLLIHMVGLTAVYVPIFTGRLGLAVLLKEPLLRPGRYLLWLSLMLSQAVFLQRALGTVEVPFLTRGAPIAPGGVLSIVLGELIERALGGPGAVLVLLLWVLVSLAIFFRISLFGWAVRLASPVAGLWRSWNLRRERGRQEKDREAMRDQIRQRQQERVQREDERKTERPVRIAQRAPTAPSLPLEPGPDSGFRIPPSDLLDPPKPRASVNEQDLREKAARIEERLGEFDIAGEVLEIHPGPVVTIFEFKPAPGVKYARITSLEEDLALALKADHIRVDRVSGKSHVGIEVPNENREIIAFRELIESKAYSETPGRLPLALGKTVEGVPYVTTLDRMPHLLVAGTTGSGKSVGINALIHSILFRASPDEVKFILVDPKQVELKVYEGLPHLMTPVVTDVKKAANALNWAVREMTERYKLLAGARVRSIDQYNAWVRSLTPQSALEAATSLNRPLPYIVIIIDELYDLMASVAKEVETAIARLSAMARAVGIHLILATQRPSRDVITGVIKSNLSARLAFQVREKLESRLILDQNGAETLEGRGDMLFLPPGSGRLVRVHGGFLSTAETQRVIQYLSRQGAPAFDPEVLRDAPPLNGQGGEGGGEGGEEDPLYRDALKLVVQTGVASASNLQRRMRIGYARAARLLDVMEQRGIVGPADGAKPREILISPEEVE
- a CDS encoding TIGR02757 family protein → MSSRTVSPDQARLRDGLEALAKDLRAGALRADPVRFPRRYVAREDREAAALVSSLFAYGNVRAMGAFLERVFFRLGPAPAAALRAGIGAEEIPPYRFQTSSDVAAFLSSAGRVLARTGTLEGFFQEGAEEGLEALSRRLRRECGRLTRGLAHLLPLPSSGSACKRWWMFLRWMVRPDDGVDLGLWSALRPSELRMPVDTHVARIALALGLARRRTPDRAFALELTDALARLHPEDPTRYDFALAHLGISRSCRGRTVESLCAACSLRGRCVLGAGGAGPRAESLPPRTRARYARTTEERHGEVQKGPGGGIR
- a CDS encoding MotA/TolQ/ExbB proton channel family protein, whose protein sequence is MVLTLAAATLSEMLAHSGFVAKSVLLILLVFSLISWTIMIDRFYNYRKLKKRSQDFYEVLRASQRVTDMLVAAKASKDSPLREMFMETYRELHDQVKDQMGAAGGASTGVSPDLRPQIRHTENLERTLTRVMRDQTILLESGLAFLATTATATPFVGLFGTVWGIMEAFRAIGISGSATLASVAPGISEALITTAAGLFAAIPAVIGYNLLGRKVKTFHAYMEQYGLDLINFLTNRFA
- a CDS encoding deoxyhypusine synthase family protein, with the protein product MAKTSRFLQGPRIEPQPIAPKTEVARLVDGAFLAYNAGRLHDACQLFSRKMLKRDVTVGLSLTGALTPAGIGRSCIVPLLRAGFVDWIVST